In Bacteroidales bacterium, the following are encoded in one genomic region:
- a CDS encoding acyltransferase: MNRIIYDPSEIEKHLFRIRSENEFDQLALSVFFYQIHNNPVYGRYCQLLRINPHKVKTVRDIPFLPIEFFKHHRIMTEGDQWEKVFFSSGTTGMHRSRHYIKRLDLYRKSFLETFKRFYGPVDDYCILALLPGYLEQEGSSLVFMVNEFIEQSGHPDSGFYLDDYDLLANKLRRLDRQNQRIILFGVSHALVELAEKFTFQLKNTIIMETGGMKGRREEITREELHQILMRSFGVDRIHSEYGMAELLSQAYAKKYGYFHMPPWMKALIRDFYDPFSYLETGRSGGI; encoded by the coding sequence ATGAACCGGATTATCTATGATCCCTCTGAAATAGAAAAGCATTTATTTCGCATCCGGTCAGAAAATGAATTTGACCAACTGGCTCTTTCTGTTTTTTTTTATCAGATTCATAATAATCCGGTATATGGAAGGTATTGCCAGTTATTGAGAATAAATCCCCATAAGGTGAAAACCGTCAGGGATATCCCTTTTCTACCCATTGAATTTTTTAAGCATCATAGAATCATGACCGAAGGGGATCAATGGGAGAAAGTGTTTTTCAGCAGCGGTACCACGGGAATGCACAGAAGCAGGCATTACATTAAGCGTCTGGATCTCTATCGAAAAAGTTTTTTGGAGACTTTTAAGCGTTTTTACGGTCCGGTTGATGATTATTGCATTCTTGCCCTGCTGCCCGGTTATCTGGAACAGGAAGGTTCTTCCCTGGTTTTCATGGTGAATGAGTTTATCGAACAATCGGGCCATCCGGACAGCGGTTTTTATCTTGATGATTATGATCTACTGGCAAATAAGCTTAGGCGTCTGGACAGGCAAAATCAGCGGATCATCCTTTTTGGGGTTAGCCATGCCCTTGTTGAGCTGGCTGAAAAGTTTACTTTTCAATTGAAGAACACCATAATTATGGAGACCGGTGGTATGAAGGGACGTAGGGAAGAAATCACGCGGGAAGAGCTTCATCAGATTCTGATGCGTAGTTTTGGTGTTGACCGCATCCATTCGGAATATGGTATGGCTGAGTTGTTGTCTCAGGCTTATGCCAAAAAATACGGTTATTTTCATATGCCCCCATGGATGAAGGCACTGATCCGGGATTTTTATGATCCTTTTTCTTATCTTGAAACCGGGAGAAGTGGGGGCATCAA